The Pontibacter korlensis sequence ATTGGTGGCCACGGTACTAGCATAGGTGGCTTAATTGTAGACGGAGGTAACTTTAATTGGGGCAACGGCAAGTTCCCACAATTCTCAGAGCCATCAGAAGGATACCATGGCCTTAACTTCTGGGAAGTATTCGGAGAGGACGGACCTTTTGGCAACATAGCTTTTGCTATCCGTGCCCGAGTGGAAGGCTTGCGTGACTTTGGTCCTGCACTCAGCCCATTCAACTCTTTCTTGTTATTGCAGGGGCTCGAAACACTCTCTCTGCGTGTGGATAGAACAGTACAAAATGCACAAGCACTGGCTGAGTGGCTGGAACAGCATGAACTGGTTGAAAGCGTTAACTATCCTGGCTTGGAAAGTAGCCCTTATCACGAACTGGCGAAAAAGTATCTGAAGCGAGGTTTCGGGGGCGTGCTCTCCTTTAAATTGAAAGGCGACAAGCAGCAGGCTGAGGCCTTTGTAAATAGCCTGCAACTGGTGAGCCACTTAGCCAACGTGGGGGATGCCAAAACATTGATCATCCACCCTGCCTCTACCACACACCAACAGCTTTCTGAAACAGAGCAACTAAATGCTGGTGTAGAGCCAACCCTGCTGCGCGTTTCAGCGGGTATTGAGCACATCGACGACATTAAAGCAGATTTTGAGCAAGCCTTTGCCAAAGTAGGAGCGGCAGAGACGGCCACAGCCTAAGTAAAAAGTATAAAATGCCAACACATCACGTTTTTCATTATCAAGAAGAGTTTAAGTTGGAGTCAGGAGCAGTGCTTCCTGGCTTCCAGCTCAATTATACAACTTATGGTACTTTAAATCCGCAGCAAAGTAACGTGGTGTGGGTATGCCATGCCCTAACCGGCAGCTCCGATTTTACCGACTGGTGGTGCGACTTATTTGGAGCGGGCAAGCTCTATGATCCAAATGAGTGGTTTATAGTATGTGCTAATACCTTGGGTGGTTGCTATGGCTCTACAGGGCCGCTCTCGGTTAACCCTACAACGCTTCAGCCATACTTCCATACCTTTCCACAACTAACCAACCGCGACATAGTGCGTGCTTTTGATTTGCTGCGGAAAGAGCTGGCATTTGAGCGTGTACATACCTTGATCGGTAGCTCATTAGGTGGGCAGCAGGCGCTGGAGTGGGCGCTGCAAAAGCCTGATGTGTTTGAGCGGCTGGTGCATGTAGCAAGCAATGCCCGCCATTCTCCATGGGGAATTGCCTTCAACGAGAGCCAGCGAATGGCTATCCGACAGGACCCCACCTGGGCAACAAGTACCGAAGATGCGGGCAAAGAGGGAATGAAAACAGCCCGTGCTATCGCTATGCTTTCATACAGGCACTACAATACCTATAATGAGGCACAACAGGAGCCAGGACACAGCATCACCGATAATTTCAGAGCAGCCAGTTACCAGGTGTATCAGGGTGAAAAAATTGCCAAGCGCTTTAATGCCTATACTTATTGGCTGCTGTCCAAGGCCATGGACTCGCACAACGTGGGCCGCGACAGGGGAGGAGTAGAGAAGGCTTTGGCCAAACTTAAAGCGCGCAGCTTGTTTGTGGGGGTGGATACAGACCTGCTGTTCCCGGTAGAGGAGCAGCTTTTTTTGCACGAGCACGTGGCAGGGTCTTCCTTCAGCCTTATCCGCTCCAACTACGGACACGACGGCTTTTTGGTAGAGTTTGACCAGTTAACAGAGGCTATTCAGGATTTTTATAAACAGGAAAAAGTAAAAGAGGAACAATTAAACTATGAAAAGCAAGAGCAGTAAACGCATCGGTATTTTTGGCTTCGGCTGTGTTGGGCAGGGACTACACGATGTTTTGCAGGATAACCCGCACCTGAGCGTAGCAAGAATATGTGTTCGTGATAAAGAAAAGCTGCGTACGCTGCCGAGCCACAGCTTTACTTATAATCCTCAGGAGCTGTTGCAAGATGACAGTATAGACCTTTTTGCAGAGTTGATCAGCGATCCGAAAGAAGCACTGCTGATTGTGCGACAGGCACTGAAAGCGGGGAAAACGATTGTCTCTGCTAATAAAAAGATGGTATCCGAGAACCTTCAGGAGCTGCTGGCTTTGCAGCAGGAGTTTGGAGGAACGTTGCTGTACGAGGCTGCCGTATGTGGTAGTATTCCTATCTTACGTACGCTGGAAGCTTACTATGGTACTGAACCGCTACAGGAGGTTAGTGGTATCCTGAATGGCTCTTCAAACTATATCCTCTCAAAACTAGATTCTGAGGGGATCTCCTATGCGGAGGCACTGGCAGAAGCTCAGGCGCTCGGTTTTGCCGAAGCTGATCCTACACTAGATGTATGTGGCTACGATGCTTTGCACAAGATTAGTTTGATTGCCGCGCACGCCTTTGGAGCTGTAATAAAGCCGGAGCAGGTTCTGCGTGCTGGCATACAACATATCAGAAAACAAGATATAGCATTAGCTCAGGCATTAGGAGCCCGGATTCGGTTGGTGGCATCTGCCAGACTTAACAAAAATAACATGCTGGAGCTGCAGGTACTGCCTACTCTGGTGTTTCCTGATTCCGAATTGTACTATGTAGAGGCTGAGTTCAATGGAGTGCAACTACAGGCAAGGTATGCCGGCGACCAATTCCTGAAGGGTA is a genomic window containing:
- a CDS encoding O-acetylhomoserine aminocarboxypropyltransferase/cysteine synthase family protein, which translates into the protein MSKPLHFETLQLHAGQEIDPTTQSRAVPIYQTTSYAFKNAEHGANLFALKEFGNIYTRIMNPTTDVFEKRIAALEGGVAAVAVASGQAAQFLALNNILSAGENFISTSYLYGGTYNQFKVSFKRLGVEARFAESDNVASYEKLIDDKTKAIYVETIGNPRFNIPDFEAVAALARKYDIPLVVDNTFGAGGYLFRPLEHGANVVVESATKWIGGHGTSIGGLIVDGGNFNWGNGKFPQFSEPSEGYHGLNFWEVFGEDGPFGNIAFAIRARVEGLRDFGPALSPFNSFLLLQGLETLSLRVDRTVQNAQALAEWLEQHELVESVNYPGLESSPYHELAKKYLKRGFGGVLSFKLKGDKQQAEAFVNSLQLVSHLANVGDAKTLIIHPASTTHQQLSETEQLNAGVEPTLLRVSAGIEHIDDIKADFEQAFAKVGAAETATA
- a CDS encoding homoserine O-acetyltransferase family protein; its protein translation is MPTHHVFHYQEEFKLESGAVLPGFQLNYTTYGTLNPQQSNVVWVCHALTGSSDFTDWWCDLFGAGKLYDPNEWFIVCANTLGGCYGSTGPLSVNPTTLQPYFHTFPQLTNRDIVRAFDLLRKELAFERVHTLIGSSLGGQQALEWALQKPDVFERLVHVASNARHSPWGIAFNESQRMAIRQDPTWATSTEDAGKEGMKTARAIAMLSYRHYNTYNEAQQEPGHSITDNFRAASYQVYQGEKIAKRFNAYTYWLLSKAMDSHNVGRDRGGVEKALAKLKARSLFVGVDTDLLFPVEEQLFLHEHVAGSSFSLIRSNYGHDGFLVEFDQLTEAIQDFYKQEKVKEEQLNYEKQEQ
- a CDS encoding homoserine dehydrogenase, encoding MKSKSSKRIGIFGFGCVGQGLHDVLQDNPHLSVARICVRDKEKLRTLPSHSFTYNPQELLQDDSIDLFAELISDPKEALLIVRQALKAGKTIVSANKKMVSENLQELLALQQEFGGTLLYEAAVCGSIPILRTLEAYYGTEPLQEVSGILNGSSNYILSKLDSEGISYAEALAEAQALGFAEADPTLDVCGYDALHKISLIAAHAFGAVIKPEQVLRAGIQHIRKQDIALAQALGARIRLVASARLNKNNMLELQVLPTLVFPDSELYYVEAEFNGVQLQARYAGDQFLKGRGAGSHPTGSAVWADVSAALAGYKYSYPKFKYDADENLRPVPLEEEDVLKVYLRTTNPNLLPEVPWLELTTFGEDPHVGQLVGAIRRKDLLLYLPALKQTMAFIAQLPASVSAEQVVNASNIVLEEVA